One Alkaliphilus sp. B6464 genomic window carries:
- a CDS encoding valine--tRNA ligase — protein sequence MQKNYDFKQVEKEMQNFWKENSIYSFDVDSQNEIYSIDTPPPTISGSLHIGHIFSYTQAEMIARFKRMQGYNVFYPFGFDDNGLPTERLVEKEEGIIAKDLLRSEFIKRCITTSAKYEKEFKDLWQSLGFSVDWSLQYETINPMVQRISQKSFIKLLKDGKAYMKESPVLWCTECKTSIAQAELESIEKDTTFNYVKFKIGEEGLVVATTRPELLYGCVCLFVNPEDDRYKRYIGKNAIVPLYDYEIPILTDDKVDIDKGTGVVMCATFSDSTDVEWYETHKLPYRKVILPDGTIDESVPLIGGLKVLVARKRIISLLSENGFLLGSKSITHTVAVHERCGKEIEILPSKQWYIDILTNKELFLKAADEINWYPEYMKNRYVLWVENLKWDWCISRQRYFGVPFPIWYCKNCGKVIIADEEMLPINPLETKPNKPCYCGCEEFVPESSVFDTWATSSVTPQINAKWGEKNDISNKVLPMSLRTQAHEIIRTWAFYTIVKSLYHTGQIPWKDIMVCGFVLAKKGEKISKSKSNSEVSPKLLIENQSADVIRYWAANSKLGTDTFFSIDELGIAKRFITKLWNAFKFSIYHLQDINLNADVDLMPVDRWIIERCKQTTINARQLLDQYEIGPARHEIDDFFWKDLCDYYLEIVKDRLYQPEIHGYKERQSAQYALYYCMLNILKLYAIYVPHITEYIYQEFFRQNENSISLHKLYWEAEKPIDDEIILFGEKLKDIIADARKYKSENALSMKAEIDEVVIKSDIKYVEMFKQTIRDIRACCRAKEIKIIQ from the coding sequence ATGCAGAAAAACTATGACTTTAAGCAAGTAGAAAAAGAGATGCAAAATTTTTGGAAAGAGAATAGTATCTATAGTTTTGACGTTGATAGTCAAAATGAAATCTATTCTATTGATACGCCGCCACCTACTATTAGTGGTAGCCTGCACATTGGACACATATTTTCTTATACACAGGCAGAAATGATAGCACGTTTCAAACGAATGCAGGGCTATAATGTTTTTTATCCTTTTGGTTTTGATGACAACGGATTACCAACAGAAAGGCTTGTTGAAAAAGAGGAGGGTATTATTGCAAAAGACCTTCTGAGAAGCGAATTTATTAAAAGGTGCATTACAACCTCTGCAAAATACGAAAAAGAGTTTAAAGATTTATGGCAGTCTTTGGGTTTCTCGGTTGACTGGTCGCTTCAATATGAAACCATTAACCCTATGGTTCAGCGAATATCACAAAAATCATTTATCAAACTTTTGAAAGATGGAAAGGCATATATGAAGGAGTCGCCAGTTTTATGGTGTACTGAATGTAAAACTTCAATAGCCCAGGCAGAGTTGGAGTCTATTGAAAAGGACACTACCTTTAATTACGTTAAATTTAAGATAGGTGAAGAAGGATTAGTAGTAGCTACAACAAGACCTGAATTACTATATGGTTGTGTTTGTCTATTTGTAAACCCAGAGGATGATAGATATAAAAGATATATTGGAAAAAATGCTATTGTTCCTTTATATGACTATGAAATTCCTATATTGACAGATGATAAGGTTGATATTGATAAAGGAACAGGTGTAGTTATGTGTGCGACCTTTAGTGACAGCACTGATGTGGAATGGTATGAGACTCACAAACTGCCCTATCGGAAAGTTATTCTACCTGATGGTACAATAGACGAAAGTGTTCCGCTAATCGGAGGATTAAAGGTCTTAGTAGCTCGGAAACGGATTATTAGCCTACTTTCAGAAAATGGATTTCTTTTAGGGTCAAAAAGTATCACACATACTGTTGCTGTACACGAACGTTGCGGAAAGGAAATTGAGATTTTGCCGTCAAAACAGTGGTATATTGATATTCTTACTAATAAAGAGCTATTTTTAAAAGCTGCTGATGAAATCAATTGGTATCCAGAATATATGAAAAACAGATACGTATTATGGGTTGAAAATCTTAAGTGGGACTGGTGTATCTCCCGTCAGCGTTACTTTGGTGTTCCTTTCCCAATATGGTATTGCAAAAATTGTGGTAAGGTTATAATTGCAGATGAAGAGATGTTGCCTATAAATCCTCTTGAAACAAAACCTAACAAGCCCTGTTATTGCGGGTGTGAAGAATTTGTGCCTGAGAGTTCGGTTTTTGATACATGGGCTACTTCATCAGTTACTCCTCAGATAAATGCAAAATGGGGCGAAAAAAATGATATTTCAAATAAAGTTTTACCAATGAGTTTGAGGACACAGGCTCATGAAATTATACGTACATGGGCATTTTATACTATAGTTAAAAGTCTTTACCATACGGGCCAAATTCCTTGGAAGGATATAATGGTTTGTGGTTTTGTTCTTGCTAAAAAAGGAGAGAAAATTAGCAAATCAAAGAGCAACTCTGAGGTATCACCAAAATTGCTTATTGAAAACCAGTCTGCTGATGTTATAAGATATTGGGCTGCTAATTCGAAACTTGGAACAGACACATTTTTCTCAATTGATGAATTAGGTATAGCCAAGAGATTTATCACAAAGCTATGGAATGCATTTAAATTTTCAATATATCATTTACAGGACATTAACCTCAATGCTGATGTGGATCTAATGCCTGTAGACAGGTGGATAATCGAGAGATGTAAACAAACTACTATTAATGCAAGACAGCTCCTTGACCAATATGAAATAGGACCAGCCCGACATGAAATTGATGATTTCTTCTGGAAGGATCTATGTGACTATTATCTTGAGATTGTTAAAGATCGTCTATATCAACCCGAAATACATGGATATAAAGAGCGACAATCAGCACAATATGCCCTATATTATTGCATGCTTAATATATTAAAGTTATACGCTATTTACGTTCCACATATCACCGAATATATTTATCAAGAATTCTTTAGACAGAATGAGAATAGTATTTCTTTACACAAGTTGTATTGGGAAGCTGAAAAACCTATTGACGATGAGATTATTCTTTTTGGAGAGAAGCTAAAGGACATTATCGCTGATGCAAGAAAGTATAAGTCTGAGAATGCTTTATCAATGAAAGCAGAAATAGATGAGGTTGTTATTAAATCCGATATCAAATATGTTGAGATGTTTAAACAAACCATTCGTGATATTAGGGCTTGTTGCAGAGCTAAGGAAATAAAAATAATTCAATAA
- a CDS encoding sensor histidine kinase has product MKPKDWINILNESRSWILLLCISDVFFLFLAWLAYPETFRLLVGIMVIFSVISIVFGMLLVWKKQAKQNKAFYDFLREPSLEHECRLIESIGDSRKEEVNYLANKLRMQNDQLDDAKLQSLNYEEFIESWVHEIKTPISLATFVLENRKEEMSKLVYQRLEHARINISDDVEQILFYARLQASHVDYRLERVSLNLCCEDVRLELQALLDEKEVTVISQVEDVPIISDKKTLQFIFTQILVNAVKYSNEEIESFIWLKTGLDSVENRYYLRISDNGIGVLNSDLPFIFDKGFTGDNSNRSQSTGIGLYLVKKLCDELQIEIEVESEYGKGFTIQLLFPII; this is encoded by the coding sequence ATGAAGCCAAAGGATTGGATTAATATTTTAAACGAATCACGTTCTTGGATATTACTTCTTTGTATAAGTGATGTTTTTTTCCTTTTTCTGGCGTGGTTAGCGTATCCAGAAACATTCAGGCTTCTAGTTGGTATCATGGTTATTTTTTCTGTAATTAGCATTGTCTTTGGTATGTTACTTGTCTGGAAAAAGCAGGCAAAACAGAACAAAGCATTCTATGATTTTCTTCGAGAACCCTCACTGGAGCATGAATGTCGATTGATAGAATCAATTGGTGATTCGCGTAAAGAAGAAGTGAATTATCTAGCTAATAAATTGCGGATGCAAAATGATCAATTAGATGATGCCAAACTGCAATCCCTAAACTATGAAGAGTTTATTGAAAGTTGGGTCCATGAGATAAAGACACCTATTTCTTTAGCAACGTTTGTTTTGGAAAATCGTAAAGAAGAAATGTCGAAGCTGGTGTATCAAAGACTTGAGCATGCAAGAATTAATATCAGTGATGATGTTGAACAGATACTATTTTATGCAAGATTACAGGCATCGCATGTTGACTATCGCTTAGAGAGAGTCTCGTTGAATCTTTGCTGTGAAGATGTACGGTTGGAGCTCCAAGCATTACTTGATGAAAAAGAAGTTACAGTTATTTCTCAGGTGGAAGATGTCCCGATTATATCGGATAAAAAGACACTCCAGTTTATTTTTACACAAATATTGGTTAATGCAGTGAAATACTCCAACGAAGAAATCGAGAGCTTTATCTGGCTAAAAACTGGTCTTGATAGTGTGGAGAATAGGTATTATTTAAGAATCTCTGATAATGGTATTGGAGTGTTGAATTCTGATCTTCCTTTCATTTTTGACAAAGGATTTACAGGAGATAATTCTAATCGAAGCCAGTCTACTGGAATAGGACTGTACCTTGTAAAGAAATTATGCGATGAATTACAGATTGAAATTGAGGTTGAGTCTGAGTACGGAAAGGGTTTTACAATACAACTACTATTTCCGATAATTTAG
- a CDS encoding response regulator transcription factor — MEKIVIVEDDIFLRDELQNILEKEGYSVECISSFDTALEDIASASPSLIVLDLNLPKLSGFDICRTLKARGIGPILVLTSRNQLRDELHALDLGADDYLTKPCHPERLITRIQKLIHLYANMRVLLDVGDFQLDENANVLYVGEDSISLSDNEGIIIKALIKAAPSVVKKEELFSLLWGSSDYVDENILQVNMTRLRKTLDEVGLSSRIKTVRGIGYQLIRGDCE, encoded by the coding sequence GTGGAAAAGATAGTCATTGTTGAGGACGATATCTTTCTACGTGACGAGTTACAAAATATATTAGAGAAAGAGGGATACTCTGTAGAGTGTATCTCTTCTTTCGATACCGCTTTGGAAGATATTGCATCGGCTTCTCCTTCACTAATTGTATTAGACTTGAATTTGCCCAAGCTTTCTGGATTCGATATTTGTCGGACGCTTAAGGCTAGAGGAATAGGCCCTATTTTGGTGTTGACCTCACGCAATCAACTTCGTGATGAGTTGCATGCATTAGATTTAGGTGCAGATGATTACTTAACGAAACCGTGTCATCCTGAACGTCTGATTACTAGAATTCAAAAGTTAATTCATCTCTATGCAAATATGCGTGTTCTACTAGATGTTGGGGATTTTCAGTTAGATGAGAATGCAAATGTATTATATGTTGGTGAGGATTCTATTTCATTATCGGATAATGAAGGAATTATTATTAAAGCCTTGATAAAAGCTGCTCCTTCTGTAGTAAAAAAAGAGGAACTTTTTAGCCTGCTGTGGGGAAGTAGTGACTATGTTGATGAGAACATATTACAAGTAAATATGACCAGATTACGTAAGACACTTGATGAGGTTGGATTGTCTAGCCGAATCAAGACGGTAAGAGGAATTGGTTATCAATTAATAAGAGGTGACTGCGAATGA